A genome region from Triticum aestivum cultivar Chinese Spring chromosome 2B, IWGSC CS RefSeq v2.1, whole genome shotgun sequence includes the following:
- the LOC123044743 gene encoding uncharacterized protein codes for MPATPTIIGALLGLGTQMYSNALRKLPYMRHPWEHVLGMGLGVVFVNQLVKFDEKVKVDLDKMLERAKHANEQRYFDQDDD; via the exons ATGCCGGCGACGCCGACCATCATCGGTGCCCTGCTGGGGCTGGGCACCCAGATGTACTCCAACGCCCTCCGGAAGCTCCCCTACATGCGCC ATCCCTGGGAGCATGTGCTGGGAATGGGTCTGGGTGTAGTGTTTGTAAACCAACTGGTGAAGTTTGATGAGAAGGTCAAGGTGGACCTTGATAAGATGCTTGAGCGTGCGAAACACGCCAATGAGCAGCGCTACTTTG ACCAAGACGACGATTAG